The DNA sequence GGAACCGCCGGGGCGACCGGCCCGACCTGGCAGGCGCCGTGCTCTCCACCATCGGCATGGCGTCCCTCGTGTACGCGATCATCTCGGGACCCGAGCACGGCTGGACCTCGGGCCGGGTGCTGGGCACGGCGGCCGCGGCCGTGGCGGTGCTCGGCGCCTTCGCGTACTGGGAGAGCCGCATCCCCCACCCGATGCTCGACCCGCACTTCTTCCGCAACCGCCGCTTCACCGCCTCCGTCGGCGGTCTGGTGCTGATCACCTTCGGCATGGGCGGCGCGCTCTTCCTGCTCACCCAGTACCTGCAGTTCGTCCTCGGCTACGGCCCCCTGGAGGCCGGCCTGCGCACCGCGCCGATGGCGCTGACCGTCGTCGCCCTCAACTTCACCGGCGTGGCCACGACGTGGTCGGCGCGGATGGGCACCCCGGTCTCCATCGCCCTCGGCATGGGGCTGATGGCGGCCGGGCTGGTGTCGATCGCCACCCTCACCGAGCACGGTTACGCCGGCACCCTGCTCGGCCTGGTGCTGATCGGGGCGGGCACGGCCGTCGGCAGCCCGGTCATGTCGCACGCGATCATGAGTTCCATCCCGCGCGAGAAGGCGGGCGTCGGCGCGGGGATCAACGGCACCCTCGCCGAGTTCGGCACCGGGCTCGGGGTCGCCGTGCTGGGTGCGGTGCTCAACGCGCGGTTCGCGGCACTGGTCCCGGTCGCGGCGAGCTCGCTGCCGGTGGCGCTGGCCGCGGCGGGCTCGGACGGCGAGCGGGCGCGCATCACCGGCGCGTTCTCCTCCGGGCTGGAGACGAGTCTGCTGGTGGGGGCGCTGGCCGTGCTGCTGGGCGGGTTGATCGCGGCGGCGTTGCTGCGCCGGGCGGACCGGGCAGACTCCGGGGAGAAGGCCTGAGCGCCGGGGCGGTCCGCGGGGGGACGGGCGTCCTGGAGCGCCCCTCGCGGGGGGTGCCCGGTACGAACCGGCGTCGGGGAGTCGAGGAAGGTGCGCCATGGTGAGGGCAGACCAGCGGTCCGGGCGCGGGGCGCGGTCCAGTGTCTGGCTGGAGGGCAGGGCCGCCCGCCGGGGCGGACGCGGCGGCGGACAGCCGTCGGGGCTGGACCGGGAGCGGATCACCGGGGCCACCGTGCGGCTGCTGGACGCCGAGGGCCTGGACCGGTTCTCCATGCGCCGGCTCGCCGCCGAACTGCAGGTGACGGCGATGTCCGTCTACTGGTACGTCGACACCAAGGACGACCTCCTCGAACTCGCCCTGGACGCGGTCTTCGGCGAGCCCGCGCTGCCCGATCCGGCCGCCGACGAGGACTGGCGCGACCAGCTGCGCGCGCTCGCCCGGGAGTACCGCGCCCTGCTGGTGCGTCACCCGTGGCTGTCGCCGCTGGCCGGGAGGTACCTCAACATCGGGCCCAACGCGCTGGCGTTCTCCCAGGTGATGCAGCAGGTCGTCCGGAAGACGGGGCTGCCCGCGCGGGGGCTGACCGGGGCCATCTCCGCCGTCTTCCAGTTCGTCTACGGCTACGGCACGATCGAGGGGCACTTCTTCGCCCGCGTCGCCTCGGCCGGCATGACCCCCGACGAGTACCACCGGCACGCCATGAGCGAGGTGACGCGGTCACCGGACGCCGCCGAGGTCATCGGGGAGTCCGCGAGGGTCATGGAGGCCCGCGGCGGCGACACGGTCGAGGAGATGATGGAGCGGGACTTCGCCTTCGCCCTGGACCTGCTGGTCGCGGGCATCGAGGCGATGGTCGCCCGCGCCCGGGAGGACTGAGGGCCGGTACCGAGGGCCGATCCCGAGATGCCGGGCGGGCCGGACCGGGCAACCGGACCGAGCAGGCCGGACTGGGCGGGCTCACGCGCCTCCAGGCGCCCACGCGCCTCCGGGCCTACTCCCCTTCGGCCAGCCGCGCCGGGAACCCGCCGGTGGCCACCGGACCCCAGCGCTCCGGGGTGACGCGGATGAGGGACTTGCCCTGCTTGACCATCGCCTGCCGGTACTCGTCCCAGTCGGGGTGCTCCCCGGCGATGTTCCGGTAGTACTCCACCAGCGGCTCCACGGACTCGGGCGCATCCACCACCTCGGCGGTGCCGTCGATCTGCACCCAGGGCCCGTTCCACTCGTCGCTGAGGACGATCAGGCTCACCCGGGGGTCCCGCCTGGCGTTGCGGGTCTTGGCACGCTCGGGATAGGTGGAGACCACGATCCGGCCCGAGTCGTCGACCCCGCAGGTCAGCGGTGAGCCCTGGGGGCCGCCGTCGGCGCGCCGGGTGAGCAGGATCGCGCGGTGCCGGGGCCGTACGAAGTCGAGCAACTCGTCGAGGGAGACGCGGGTGTTCGTCGCGATGTTCGGTGCCATGGCGTCAGACTAGGCCGCCATCGCCTCGGCGACGTTGTCGTACACGGGGACGTCGCGGCGCAGGCCGGTCAGTTCCAGGACGCGGCTCGCCACGCTGTCCGGACGGGCCACCACGTACACCCCGGTCCGGGGGCGCAGCAGCCGGCGCACGTCGTTGATGAGGCGGACGCCCTGGGAGTCCATGAACAGGGTCGCGGTGAGGTCGAGGACCACGATCCGGGGCCGGCGGCCCGAGGCGGGGCGGGCCCGGGACATGATCAGCGGCAGCAGCCCGTCCGCGTTGGAGAAGTCGATCTCGGGCGGGAACGGCAGCAGCACACGCGCGGACGGACCGCGCGGTCCGGAGGACGACGGGAGGAAGGACACGGCACTCACCTGACAGACATGTGTCCGGGATTCCGGTAAGGCCACTTCCTGACCCGTCCACCCATTGCACCACGTCGGAGCGGATCAGCGGAAGCGGCTAAAGTTCTGTACGTCCTGTGCTCGCAGTCGGGAATGTGCTGCGGAGCTCTCCTGCGCACGGCCGGTCGGTCGTGCACGCCGAAGAGGTTCGTGGTGGCTGCGTCCCGGTTTTCTGATTTGCCCCGTTTTCCTGACGGTTTGGAACTGGCGGAAGCGCTTACGGCGGCGGCCCGTCGGCTGCACGACACCTCCAGCCCGGAGAGCACCCTCGACACCGCGGTCCGTCTCGCCGTGGACCTCGTGCCCGGCGCCGACCACGTGGGCATCTCCGTGATCGAACGCAACAACGGGCGCCGCACGCTCGCCTGGACCGACGAGGTGGTGCGCGCCGCCGAGGACGGAGCCCCGGCGTCCGAGCACCGGCCGTACTGGCACCGCCTGTGGACCGCCCCGGTGGCCGCGGTCGAGGACAGCGAGGGGGACGAGGGCGAGGACACGCTGGCGGACCTGGGCCTGCGCTCCGTGCTGTCGCTGCGGCTGCGCGCCGACCGCCGCCGGCTGACCGTGCTCACCGCCTACGCCCGCAAGCCGCGGGCCTTCGACGAGACCGCGCTGCGCATCGGGCGGCTGTTCACCGCGCACGTCGGCATCGCCCTCGACTCCGCCACCGTGCGCGAACAGCTCACCGAGGCGATGCGCACCCGGGACCTGATCGGCCAGGCCACCGGCATCCTCATGGAACGCCTGGACATCGACGCGGCGGGCGCCTTCGACAGCCTGGTACGGGCCTCGCAGCGGGAGAACGTGAAACTGCGCGACCTCGCCCGCCGCGTCGTCGACGCCCACACCAACCCCTGACGTCCCCCGAAGGGGCGTAGGGCCACGGCGCTACAGAACCACCGGGCCACAGGACTACAGCGCGGGCAGCGACTCCCCCTGGACGGCCTGGACGTCCAGCTCCACCCGGAGCGTCGTGCCGATGGCGGCGATGCCCGCCTGGAGGACCTGGTTGTAGTGCATCGCGAAGTCCTCGCGCCGCAGTTCGGCCGTGGCGCGGAAGGCCGCCCGGGTGCCGCCCCACGGGTCGGCGCCGGTGCCGAGGTAGGCCAGGTCCAGGTCCACGGGGCGCACGACACCGCGCAGGGCCAGCTCGCCGTGGACGGTCCAGCGGTCGGCGCCGGCCGGGGTCAGCCCCGTGGACCGGTAGGTGATCTCCGGGTACCGCTCGACGTCCAGGAAGTCCGCGGACCGCAGATGGGTGTCGCGCGTCGCGTTGCCGGTGTCGATGGACGCCGCCCGGATCACCGCCTCCACCCGGGACGTGGCGATGTCGTCCGGCGCGACCTCCACCGCGGCCGTGAACTCGGTGAACCGCCCGCGCACGCTGGAGATGCCCAGGTGCTGGGCGACGGCGGCCACGGCGGAGTGCGCCGGGTCGACGGTCCACGGCCCGGGCGGCGGCAGTTCGGAGCCGCCCTGCCGGGCCAGGGTCACCGTCCCGACCTCGGCCCGCCCGCTCGCGGTGACCACGGCGCTCGCGGCGGCGGGCGCGTACCCGACCGCGGTGACGATCACGGTGTACGCCCCCGGCGCCAGCGCGATGGTGTCCCGGACGACGCCCTCGGCGTCCGCCCCGGCGCGCAGCACCTGCGTACCGGTGGCGTCGGCCAGCGTGACGACCGCGTGCGACACGGCCCATCCGTCCCGGGTACGGATCCTCGCGGTCAGTGGCATCCCGTCTTCTCCCTGCGAAAGCTCACACGTCGGTCGTGAAGTGACCGGCCCGCGGCGGGGGCGCGTCTCCGCTACGGGACGCGCCCGTCCGCTGCGGGCCGGGGCCGTGCTACTCGCCCGGGTGGGCGAGCTCGATGTCGTGGTCGTCGGCTCCGCCGCCGGTGACCGTCAGCGCGGTGGCCACCGGGGGGTAGCCCGTGGCGATGACGGTGTACTCGCCGCCGTCCAGGTCGGTGAAGGCGTACGCCCCGTCCGCGCCGGTCGTCGCCGTGCCGACGACGTTGCCCGCCGCGTCGACCAGGGTCATCCGGGCGTCGGCCAGCGGTCCGTGCGGGGCGCGGACCACGCCCCGCACCTGGGCGCCGGTCTCCAGCTCGACCTCGACGCGGGTCACACCGGTGCCGCCCACCTCGACGGGCAGCGCCCGCGGCCGGAACCCGGCGGCGTTCACCGCGACGGTCACCGCGCCCGGCACCAGCTCGGCGAAGGCGAACTCGCCCTGCTCACCGGTGCTCCCGGCGGCCAGCAGGTCCCCGCGCACATCGGTGACGATCACCATGGCGTCCTTCACCGGCAGCCCGCCGCCGACGGTCCGGACGACGCCGTTCAGTCCGCTGGTGCCGCTGAGCAGGATGTCGTAGGCGACCGGTTCGCCGTTCACCACGACCGTGGACGCCTGCGGCTGGTGCCCGTCGGCGGCGGCGATCAGGACGTACGACCCGGTGCCGGGCGCGTCCACCGCGTAGGAGCCGTCGGACTGCGCCACCGACCGGCCCAGCTGACGCCCCGCCAGGGAGATCAGCGTGACGGCCGCCCGCGGCACGGGCGTGCTGTCGGCGCCCCGCACGAAACCTCGTACCGGGACGCCGCCGGCGGCGGACCCCTCCGGGGGCGCGACCGTGGCCACGGCGGACAGCGGCTGTGCGGCCGCGCCCTCCGCGCCGGTGCCGTTCACGGGCTCAGCCGTGACCTCCGGTCCGGTCGCGGTGTCGGTGACGGCACGGGCCGGGGCCGCGTCGGCGGCCGGGGCGGGCGCCTCGGCGGTGGCCCGCGCGGTGGCCGGGGACGTCTCCTCCGCGGCCTGGGCCAGCGCGCCGGAGGTGCGCAGCGGGACCTCCTTGATGAACAGGGTCACCAGGAAGGCGAGCAGGGCGATCGGGGCGACGTAGAGGAAGATGTCGGCGATGCCGTGCCCGTAGGCGCTCTCCAGCCAGGTCCGGATGCCCGGGGGCAGCAGGTCCATGTCGGGGATCGCGCCGCTGCCGGAGGCCTTGGCGGCCGCCGCCTGCTCCTGCGGGCCGAGTGAGCCGATGGTGTCGGAGGCGTAGTGGCCGATCCGGGTCGACATGACCGAGCCGAGCACCGAGACGCCCACCGCGCCGCCCAGGGAGCGGAAGAAGGTGACGACGGAGGAGGCCGCGCCCAGGTCGCTCGGGGCCACCTGGTTCTGGGTGCACAGCACCAGGTTCTGCATCATCATGCCGACGCCCAGGCCCATCAGCGCCATGTAGATCGCGATGTGCCAGTAGGGGGTGTCGTAGCGCATCGTGCCCAGCAGGCCGAGGCCCGCCGTCAGCAGCACGCCGCCGGCCAGCAGCCAGCCCTTCCACCGGCCGGTCCGGGTGATGATCATGCCGGAGACCGTGGACGACACGAACAGGCCGCCGATCATCGGGATCGTCATGACGCCCGACATCGTCGGGGACTTGTCGCGGGCCAGCTGGAAGTACTGGCTGAAGTAGACGGTGCCCGCGAACATCGCGATGCCGACGAACAGCGAGGCCAGCGAGGCCAGGGTGA is a window from the Streptomyces capillispiralis genome containing:
- a CDS encoding MFS transporter; the protein is MTASPQERAPGRSPDQAVPQPQGHARRWLILGVICLAQLTVLLDNTVLNVAIPSLTRELDASTADIQWMINAYSLVQSGLLLTAGNAADRYGRKRMLLVGLALFGAGSLGAGLAQSAGQLIAARAGMGIGGALLLTTTLAVVMQIFTHEEQPRAIGIWAAVNSLGFAAGPLVGGFILNHFWWGAIFLVNLPVVALALAAVTAYVPESRNRRGDRPDLAGAVLSTIGMASLVYAIISGPEHGWTSGRVLGTAAAAVAVLGAFAYWESRIPHPMLDPHFFRNRRFTASVGGLVLITFGMGGALFLLTQYLQFVLGYGPLEAGLRTAPMALTVVALNFTGVATTWSARMGTPVSIALGMGLMAAGLVSIATLTEHGYAGTLLGLVLIGAGTAVGSPVMSHAIMSSIPREKAGVGAGINGTLAEFGTGLGVAVLGAVLNARFAALVPVAASSLPVALAAAGSDGERARITGAFSSGLETSLLVGALAVLLGGLIAAALLRRADRADSGEKA
- a CDS encoding TetR/AcrR family transcriptional regulator, which codes for MVRADQRSGRGARSSVWLEGRAARRGGRGGGQPSGLDRERITGATVRLLDAEGLDRFSMRRLAAELQVTAMSVYWYVDTKDDLLELALDAVFGEPALPDPAADEDWRDQLRALAREYRALLVRHPWLSPLAGRYLNIGPNALAFSQVMQQVVRKTGLPARGLTGAISAVFQFVYGYGTIEGHFFARVASAGMTPDEYHRHAMSEVTRSPDAAEVIGESARVMEARGGDTVEEMMERDFAFALDLLVAGIEAMVARARED
- a CDS encoding PPOX class F420-dependent oxidoreductase, with translation MAPNIATNTRVSLDELLDFVRPRHRAILLTRRADGGPQGSPLTCGVDDSGRIVVSTYPERAKTRNARRDPRVSLIVLSDEWNGPWVQIDGTAEVVDAPESVEPLVEYYRNIAGEHPDWDEYRQAMVKQGKSLIRVTPERWGPVATGGFPARLAEGE
- a CDS encoding STAS domain-containing protein; the protein is MSAVSFLPSSSGPRGPSARVLLPFPPEIDFSNADGLLPLIMSRARPASGRRPRIVVLDLTATLFMDSQGVRLINDVRRLLRPRTGVYVVARPDSVASRVLELTGLRRDVPVYDNVAEAMAA
- a CDS encoding ANTAR domain-containing protein translates to MCCGALLRTAGRSCTPKRFVVAASRFSDLPRFPDGLELAEALTAAARRLHDTSSPESTLDTAVRLAVDLVPGADHVGISVIERNNGRRTLAWTDEVVRAAEDGAPASEHRPYWHRLWTAPVAAVEDSEGDEGEDTLADLGLRSVLSLRLRADRRRLTVLTAYARKPRAFDETALRIGRLFTAHVGIALDSATVREQLTEAMRTRDLIGQATGILMERLDIDAAGAFDSLVRASQRENVKLRDLARRVVDAHTNP
- a CDS encoding YceI family protein, with the translated sequence MPLTARIRTRDGWAVSHAVVTLADATGTQVLRAGADAEGVVRDTIALAPGAYTVIVTAVGYAPAAASAVVTASGRAEVGTVTLARQGGSELPPPGPWTVDPAHSAVAAVAQHLGISSVRGRFTEFTAAVEVAPDDIATSRVEAVIRAASIDTGNATRDTHLRSADFLDVERYPEITYRSTGLTPAGADRWTVHGELALRGVVRPVDLDLAYLGTGADPWGGTRAAFRATAELRREDFAMHYNQVLQAGIAAIGTTLRVELDVQAVQGESLPAL
- a CDS encoding MFS transporter yields the protein MATTTPSGVRAHAKHGGGSSESHAPMTHRQIMEALSGLLLGMFAAILSSTIVTNALPEIVGDLGGGQSAYTWVVTASLLAMTASTPLWGKLADLVSKKALVQIGLVVYVVGSVVAGLAQNPAMLITARAIQGLGAGGLSALAQIIMAAMISPRERGRYSGYLGATFAVATVGGPLLGGVITDTSWLGWRWCLYVGVPFALIALVVLQKTLHLPVVRRKVKVDWAGAFFVTAAVCLLLVWVTFADDKYAWLSWQTGVMVGGAVALTLVFLFVESKAAEPIIPLRLFRNRTITLASLASLFVGIAMFAGTVYFSQYFQLARDKSPTMSGVMTIPMIGGLFVSSTVSGMIITRTGRWKGWLLAGGVLLTAGLGLLGTMRYDTPYWHIAIYMALMGLGVGMMMQNLVLCTQNQVAPSDLGAASSVVTFFRSLGGAVGVSVLGSVMSTRIGHYASDTIGSLGPQEQAAAAKASGSGAIPDMDLLPPGIRTWLESAYGHGIADIFLYVAPIALLAFLVTLFIKEVPLRTSGALAQAAEETSPATARATAEAPAPAADAAPARAVTDTATGPEVTAEPVNGTGAEGAAAQPLSAVATVAPPEGSAAGGVPVRGFVRGADSTPVPRAAVTLISLAGRQLGRSVAQSDGSYAVDAPGTGSYVLIAAADGHQPQASTVVVNGEPVAYDILLSGTSGLNGVVRTVGGGLPVKDAMVIVTDVRGDLLAAGSTGEQGEFAFAELVPGAVTVAVNAAGFRPRALPVEVGGTGVTRVEVELETGAQVRGVVRAPHGPLADARMTLVDAAGNVVGTATTGADGAYAFTDLDGGEYTVIATGYPPVATALTVTGGGADDHDIELAHPGE